Genomic window (Pyrus communis chromosome 13, drPyrComm1.1, whole genome shotgun sequence):
atcaacaaatcaaGTACAAGTATAAATCTGCAGGTCATTAATCACTTGCATTGCAAACTTTTGAGCGTCTTCGATGACAAATCAAATGTCATGGTGCAGTCCATAGTGGaagacttcttcttcttcattataaACATCAATTCAACTTTTCCCGTTAACTTAGCTGCGCTATTGAGAGTTAACACCCCGTTGCTCATTTCACTGCCAAGGTTGGTACCACTCAATGCACTTAAACTCAAGCTCACCTCGACATTGATTTTTTTGGTGGAAAGCATTCCAGCCTTGCTCTTGGGAATAGAAACTTGCCCGACAGTCGCGCCTTGGTACAAAAACGTGACAATGCTTGCATCATACTTGTATGGACcaaaatttgtgtttttgacTCTGATTTGTGTTGTGAATTTAGTGTCAAATGAAGGTGTTGCTGGGACGGAGTTGAGGTCTTGCACGTTGATGTTGCCTAGCCGGACCTTTGGGGTTTTAACTTTCATGACAGTGAGACTCATCGCAGTTATAACCATGATCTGAAACACAATGAAAATACCAATATAAATGGCCAATTTGATTCTCTTCTTGCGTTTCAGCTCATCAGCCGATTCCAAAGACTCTGCATCGCTTCTTGTGTAACCATTTGCTGGTGCCAAAGGATAAACCTGTTGGTTCTTCTCGGCCATGTTCTTCTCTTTGTgatacaagtgaaaagaaatttCTCTTAAATTGTGATGTATTTTTGCAACGACGAAACTTGGAAGTGGAGGGAGTTGTTTGTGGagatgatggaaaagtatggtGCTATATATAATGTTTGGAGTTTGTCTAGGAATTAATTTATTGCAGACGCCAAACGCGTTCTTTGCCGAAGGTGGAATTATTGACTTCTAGTTCTAGATGGTCGATGACTTTTTGTGAAGCAAATCACCTAACGAGTAACGACAGGTAGAGGATATATATTAAGGTACTCTATTGTTTATAAACTttgattttattctttttattttattttattcttttttaagtCCCGCATGACAATGATATTCCCTTATGGTGCATGATATTTTCTGCTGTAATTTCTCTAGTGGTGATTTAATTTCAGGCATGCTCAGATATTTTCTGCCAAGTCCACACATGATATTCTTTctctaacttctttttttttttcaattgatcACAGATTTGAAGCACTTTGTTGCAATATACTCTTGTGTTTTTCGCCTACTAAGTCAAATCAAGACTATTGTTTGCTATTATGCATCTAAATCGTTTCACACCAAGTTCGATTTCACAAATCCTGAATATTGTTCCATAAGTTCTTTATGGCGAGATGGGATGAGTTTCATGGCGACACGATTTTAATTTGCGGTGGCAGTCAAAGTTTAGAGTTATAGGTTAACTTATGATTTTGGTTATTTTGGgttgtatgatttttgttttgagtcttggtAAAATTTTATGatgtgattttatttttttttaatatctttGATGTCCTTAGATGTCTTCTACAATTAAAGTTTTCCTAATAAAATATAgtttcttcttaaaaaaaaaaaaaaagaatcctatatttgaatttagtttaaattataCTTAAATAGTTCTCATTGATGAGGTTTTAAAGAcagaagataaaataaaataagaaactcAACCATAAATgccaaaatccaaaaattatGACACGTGTTCCTAAACCTAAAATTTCGTTGGGCAAGCTAACCAAGGTCGTCAGGCAAATGTCACTTAATCATGTCAGCCCAATTTACTTTTCACGAAAAAAAATGGTGGGAAATAGCCTTTGACCGATGGAATTTTAGAATATTTCGTCGAGCAAGCACTTTTATCTAggggaaatttgattttttttggggaaaaaatGAGTcaaaatttttacattttttggacgaaattaaaattGTGGCCCGATGGAATTACGTAGGTTTGCATACGACCTGCCTTGCACCTATTTCGTTGGGCAAACgttaaaaatttatatatttattttccttATGAGCGGCTTTGatgaaaaatcaaaagcaaTGGTGCGTTGAAGACTTCTTCTTCATTATAAACATGCGTCCAAACTTTTCAATCAACTTAGCCATGTTATTGAGAGCCAACACCCAAATGCTCAGTTCACTGCCAAAATTGGAACTTATCAAGGCCCTTGAACTCAAGCTCACCTCTACATTAGACATTAGTCATTCTTTAATTTACTCAATCATAAGACTAGAAAAATGGAGAAATGCAggagcaggaaaaaaaaaaaattggatgagtgcagaggagaaaaatgaTGGGCCAAAAATACTTGCCTTTTTCTATTGCTTTAAGAAACAAGGTGGAATGGGTGTTCAAATTAAGGAATGAAAGATGTCCTTAAACCAATCCAGCGAATAAACTTAATATTGAAGTTAATATTGTGTTCACATGCGATTGAAATGCTAAATATAATAGAAACTTAAAACAATCCAGCAAGGCTTAAAGAAAGTTAATATTGTGTTCAACATGTGATTGAAATGATTAATATAATGGAAGGAACCTATAAAGACTTTGCCTAGAACACGAACAATTGGATCTCCCCAGGTCTTATTAGAGAGAAATGCACCTCAcgtcttatttttattttatccttttcTTTGTAAGCTATATCAGATAAAAGACTTATTCCTACATACAGACGTACGTCTAGGTGGACTATATGTCAAAAAGGTAATGCTAAGGAATGTTagaaatataatattagaatataAGTTactattattaatatttaaatattaaatattttaagtgaatgaaaattaaagtgGAAAAACTGAGTTGGTCTTGATTGCCAATTTGGGTAGTCTACGCAActattcaattaattttgtaTTGTCATGAAAGTTGCTATGGGATGAATTAGACCGGTTACTCTTGTTTGAAATTTAAATAAGGGTTTAACTGTCTATCTGAAAGGACACACCAGTTAAAATAAAGGCCTGATACATGTGATGTATCATTCGGTCATTTTAGTTTGAACCACTTGAATACGCAAATGGTTTTCTCCAGTCATTTCATGTAGTTGGGCTATGACTGTTGAACAAAGGGATGCATCCTTTGTCCTTTTGAAAACAGACGTCTACTTTGAAATGGGGCATGTCAGTGTCTATAAATAGACCACCAAGTCAAGCATTTTAGTAATAATTTTGCATCCAGAAATCATATAAAAATTTTTAGTGTTCAATAAAGAGAGAGTTTTAAACACTTTTGGTTCGTTGTTCTTTGTGGATTGGAGTGCTACTTCCTCGAAGAAAAAGATGgttgtatcttgggagacatTTGCCAACGCAAACCTTGAGGCACCACTGAGGGTCAATCTTGTCTTAAGGCTATAGAATCAAATTCTAGCCTCGATCTCTTAAGGTTCTTCTATTCCTTGTTCTTCTtgcatttatagagatactatTGTGTGTTATTTAatagtttataataaaatatataccagtttttccataacttttccaaaaaaggaaactaaatttatagataaaattttgaaaattaaaggacataaaaattgattattggtttattacttaagcgttgataaacgtgctcgttcctattgataacacatcatttagttttcaaattttatctccaaatttaatctctctagcattacccatttCAAAAATCCTATAGAAACTCGTGCTTGGTTACATTTCAGCATCTCGTAGAAGCTTGTACCACTAAACATCATATTCCATCTTAAATCCTTCTATATAACCCACTACTCTTCCATCATTTCCACGAACAAACTCCCTCCACTTCCAAGCTTTCATCCCACAAAAGAAACCAACAAAATCTAGCAGACAACTACAATGACTTGGAAAAATAGTGATGCGGAATCTTTGCAATCTGTTGATGAACTAAAACGCCAGAAGAGAATCAAATTGACCATGCATATACATTGTTATTTTCATTGTGTCTCAGATCATCATCATAACCATGATGGGTCTCGCTGTGATGAAAGTTAAGATCCTGAAGGAATGGCTAGGCAACATCAGTGTCCAAGACCTCAATTCTATCCAGGCGACACCTTCATTCGACACAAAATTCAAAACACAAATCAGAGTCAAGAACACAAATTTTGGTCCATACAAGTTTGATGTTGGCATTGTCACGTTTTTGTACCAAAGTGTGACTATCGGGCAAGTTGCTATTCCAAAGAGCAAGGCTAGGATGCTTTCTACCAAAAAAATTGATGTTGAAGTGAGCTTGAGTTCAAGTGCACTTAGCAGTTCCAATCTTGGCAGGGAATTGAGCAGCGGGGTGTTGACTCTCAACAGCAGGGCTAAGTTGACCGGAAAGGTTGAGCTGATGTttataatgaagaagaagaagtcttCCACCATGGATTGCACCATTGCATTTGATTTGTCTTCAAAGACGCTCAAAAGTTTGCAATGCAAGTGACTGGACAAGATAAGTGGCGTGGAGCAAGAGGGTGGAGTTGAACTGCTTCTTTCTGTAACATCTTTAGCACTCAAACTGCGAGTGAACAAGACTAGTTCTTGATTTGTTGTACTTTTGTGGAACCCTTGAATTtgtattttataaaatatttattgattattttttaaccTTCTATGCTAGGTTTTCCTTTCTTCCTGTCTTTAATATATGTTGCTTTGTCAAGTTTAAAGCCTTGTAGATGTGTGTAATTTTACACGTTCGTTTTACTTTTGACTATTTCATGGTTACTGTTTACTTGTTGAAGGTTGCTCTATTTGTTGGATGTTAGACCCTAATCCAACAATTAATAGGTCATTACAGTTAATCAGGAATATTTTGGAATGTAAGTAGCGTCACGTCACGTCCCAATCCCAAAATACGTCCAGAATCGACATGTGACGTCAAAGAATATTTGTTCATCGATCATGCCTTGCTTATGAGTCATAACCAGAAACAACCCAACTGTTCAATAACAACTTTTTTTTACTatattttatggttgcatctaaccttTTTGTTAAACTACCTATGCACCCTATGACGAGATGAAGCCATTCGTAATTCACCATTTGCTAAACTCTGATATTTCTTATAGTACCTTCTAGCAGATAAACATAGGGTTCCAAAATCACTTAATGAAACTCGAGTAGCATGAATCACTAGATTCCAAACTATATAGTGAAACTATATACCAGCTAGAGTATTGTCATTTTGTCATTCACATATATCACATATTTCCAACACAGTTCCACAATCACAACAAATAAAAGATTTCATGAATCCAAGCTGCACAATATTAACAATTAACTACGTTAATTAaccaacaaaatcaaatatcACTTCACTAATTTTTAATAAGGCCAACCTCAATAAGGTTTACCGTATTTCGCTACAGAAATCAAATTATCCAATCTTTATAAAAACTGGAAAATTGTTTGTTTCAGAACCTTGTTTGTTAAGTATGTTATTGACTGaaagtttaatttttaaagCTTGCAAGTCATCACATGATCAATGTTTTGAgatgtttttgggtgaaaaggAAAACAACAAACTCGTCTCATTGATTCAAGGACTGCTAAAATTCAAGGTCTAGTTGATCACTTTGTGTCAGTAATCATAACAATGAGGTTACATCCCCAAAACAAAGGTGTGATTGACCTTAATTGGTTCAATTACTAATAGCTCAGTGAAAAGTATGAATTGCATGAAGCCTGTGAAAGTTAATTTCCAAACAAAGGCGGATGATTTTCATGTGTTCAACTCCTTGCTCATgtaatttgatatttttgtacTGGTACTGATTAAACTTAAAAACCAAACAAAGGTTAGAGTTGTTTCAGTTGTAAAGTACGTAGGGTCTTGAATGTTTCTTccttttgttt
Coding sequences:
- the LOC137712248 gene encoding late embryogenesis abundant protein At1g64065-like, whose amino-acid sequence is MMGLAVMKVKILKEWLGNISVQDLNSIQATPSFDTKFKTQIRVKNTNFGPYKFDVGIVTFLYQSVTIGQVAIPKSKARMLSTKKIDVEVSLSSSALSSSNLGRELSSGVLTLNSRAKLTGKVELMFIMKKKKSSTMDCTIAFDLSSKTLKSLQCK
- the LOC137711930 gene encoding late embryogenesis abundant protein At1g64065-like; the protein is MAEKNQQVYPLAPANGYTRSDAESLESADELKRKKRIKLAIYIGIFIVFQIMVITAMSLTVMKVKTPKVRLGNINVQDLNSVPATPSFDTKFTTQIRVKNTNFGPYKYDASIVTFLYQGATVGQVSIPKSKAGMLSTKKINVEVSLSLSALSGTNLGSEMSNGVLTLNSAAKLTGKVELMFIMKKKKSSTMDCTMTFDLSSKTLKSLQCK